One genomic region from bacterium HR17 encodes:
- the rsxB_1 gene encoding Electron transport complex subunit RsxB codes for MPTVPTSSAKAARQDKKKGEKAWIETNFCSGCEACVDICPVDCILTVQRPIAPPWYNEKVCVIDVARCTGCRLCWEVCPWDCIVMVSQDEVEEVLPLVMGQRTKQSDELVAAGEANA; via the coding sequence ATGCCAACTGTGCCGACTTCCTCCGCTAAAGCCGCTCGGCAGGACAAGAAGAAGGGCGAAAAGGCGTGGATTGAGACGAACTTTTGTTCGGGCTGCGAAGCCTGCGTGGACATCTGTCCCGTTGACTGTATCTTGACCGTTCAACGCCCTATTGCCCCGCCGTGGTATAACGAGAAGGTTTGCGTCATTGATGTCGCGCGGTGCACGGGTTGCCGGCTGTGCTGGGAGGTGTGCCCGTGGGACTGCATCGTGATGGTCAGTCAAGACGAAGTGGAGGAAGTGCTGCCGCTGGTGATGGGGCAAAGGACCAAACAAAGCGATGAACTTGTCGCCGCCGGCGAAGCCAACGCGTAA